The Lactuca sativa cultivar Salinas chromosome 2, Lsat_Salinas_v11, whole genome shotgun sequence genome includes a window with the following:
- the LOC111886594 gene encoding putative F-box protein PP2-B12 translates to MRGGFLKMEKDKHGSEIHGGFVGNFFESLPEGFVANALALTTPRDVCRLSLVCSIFRSAAEWDAVWEKFLPPDYQKILAEAEDGGGSVRCGSKKEMYLRLCDHPVIIDGGNKSFSLDKKTGKKCYMLAARDLSIIWGNTPRYWRWISVPDSRFTEVAELISVCWLEVNGKVNTSVLSTNTKYASYLVYKSTSKAYGFDSQPAEVSTGIHGVETEKKTVFLDPEASHRCENNVGPGSRLGIFGRLIRLGSQTLTSGSARLNGPKMRPDGWLEIELGEYFNEKGEEGELDMSMMEVKGGNWKGGIVIQGIEIRPKVC, encoded by the exons ATGAGAGGTGGGTTTTTGAAGATGGAAAAAGATAAGCACGGAAGCGAAATCCATGGCGGTTTTGTCGGCAATTTCTTTGAATCGTTGCCTGAGGGTTTCGTCGCAAACGCGTTGGCACTCACGACCCCTAGAGATGTTTGTAGATTGTCTTTGGTGTGTTCTATTTTCCGATCGGCGGCGGAATGGGACGCCGTGTGGGAGAAGTTTCTGCCGCCGGATTACCAGAAGATATTGGCGGAGGCGGAAGACGGCGGCGGTTCGGTTAGGTGTGGTTCGAAGAAGGAGATGTATCTTCGTCTTTGCGATCATCCTGTCATCATCGATGGTGGCAACAAG AGCTTCTCATTGGATAAAAAAACCGGGAAAAAATGCTACATGTTAGCGGCACGAGACCTCTCAATCATATGGGGGAACACTCCACGGTATTGGAGATGGATCTCCGTACCCGATTCAAG GTTCACGGAAGTGGCCGAATTAATAAGCGTATGTTGGCTCGAAGTCAACGGAAAAGTCAACACTTCCGTTTTATCAACCAACACTAAATATGCATCTTACCTTGTTTACAAATCGACCTCGAAAGCATACGGTTTCGACTCCCAACCTGCGGAAGTTTCCACTGGAATCCACGGGGTCGAGACCGAAAAAAAGACGGTGTTTCTTGACCCCGAGGCCTCGCACAGATGCGAGAATAACGTGGGCCCCGGAAGTCGATTGGGGATTTTTGGCCGTTTGATACGGCTCGGAAGTCAGACTCTAACTTCCGGGTCGGCCCGTTTGAATGGGCCGAAAATGAGGCCAGATGGGTGGTTGGAGATTGAGTTGGGGGAGTATTTTAATGAGAAAGGGGAAGAAGGGGAGTTGGATATGAGTATGATGGAAGTGAAAGGAGGGAATTGGAAAGGTGGGATTGTGATTCAAGGGATTGAGATTAGGCCAAAGGTGTGTTAG